The genomic DNA GGCAGGGACGCGATGGAAGGAACATCATGATTAAGGTAGCTATACCCAACAAAGGCTCTCTATCCGAAGCCGCCGTGGAGATTCTTACGGAGGCCGGCTACAAGGGCCGTGGCCACTCCAAGGCGCTCAACGTTATTGACGCAGAAAACGGCGTAGAGTTCTTCTTCCTGCGGCCGAAGGATATTGCCATCTATGTCGCCCGTGGAGTTTTGGATCTGGGCATTACCGGCCGCGACCTTGCGCTTGATTCCAAGGCACAATTTGAGGAAGTCCTGCCGTTGGGTTTTGGCGCGTCAACTTTCCGGTATGCCGCCCCGCAAGGAGAAGAGTGGGAAATCTCTCAACTAGCCGGCCGCCGTGTAGCTACGTCCTACCCAAATCTTGTCCGCACCAACCTTGCGAAACAAGGCATTGAGGCCGATGTAATTCGGCTAGACGGTGCCGTGGAGATTTCCATCCGGCTCGGCGTCGCTGATGTCATTGCTGATGTCGTGTCAACTGGTACTACGTTGCGCCAACAAGGTTTGGCTCCATTTGGTGAGCCCATTATCGAGTCGGAAGCTGTTGTTATTAAGCGCACCGGCGTAGAAATCACTGAAGAAGAGCAGGTGGTTATGGGCCGCATTCAGGGAATCCTGCATGCTCGCACCTATTTGATGATTGACTACAACATTGCCAAAGCTAACTTGGACTCAGCGGCTGGTATTACGCCGGGATTAACTGGTCCTACGGTTTCTCCTTTGGCCCGCGAAGATTGGGTGGCAGTGCGCGCGATGGTTCCGCAGAAGCAAGCTAACAATGTGATGGACCGGCTTTCCCAATTGGGGGCGGAAGCTATTTTGGCTTCTGATTTGCGCATCGCCCGCTTTTAGGGGGAGCAAATATTCTGGGTCGGCCCAAATAGATTCAGTCGTGGCTAACATTAGCGCTTGAGGTTACTCATTCGAATATAAGTCTCGACAGGCAAAGGAGCCGAGCCATCATGGCAAAGTCCTCTAAGAAAGAAGAAAAGGACACCAAGTCTGCAGCAAAGGACGTGAAGAAGGAAGAAGACACTTCCACTCACGCCGCACAGCAGAAGGTGGCCAAGCAAAAGGCACCTAAGAATTCTAGCAAGAAGACTCGTACCGAGACCGATCTTCTTGGCTCCCTGGAGATTCCCGCTGACGCTTACTACGGTGTCCACACCGTCCGCGCTACGGACAACTTCCAGATTTCTTACGTGACCATTAACACCATCCCGCATTTCATTCGCGGCATGGTTCAGGTCAAGAAGGCGGCCGCGATGGCAAACCGCCGCTTGCACGTGCTGCCGAAGAAGAAGGCTGAGGCCATCATCTGGGCCTGCGACCAGATTCTGGAAGAAGGCCGCTGCATGGATCAGTTCCCGCTGGATGTATTCCAGGGCGGCGCTGGTACCTCGCTGAATATGAACACCAATGAGGTCGTCGCCAACCTTGCGCTGGAGTATCTCGGTGAAGAAAAGGGTTCCTACGACATCATCAACCCAAACGATGATGTGAACATGTCCCAGTCCACCAACGATGCATACCCGACCGGCTTCCGTTTGGGTCTGCACGCAGCCGTCGACCACCTCATTGAGCGCATGGACGGCCTCCGCGCCGCATTCCAGGATAAAGGCAATGAGTTCCAGGACATCCTAAAGATGGGACGTACCCAGCTACAGGACGCGGTACCGATGACCTTGGGCGATGAATTCAAGGGATTTGCCAATAATCTCAACGAGGAACAGGCTTTGCTGCGCGATGCACAGCGTCGCCTCCTCGAGATCAACTTGGGCGCAACCGCAATTGGTACCGGCGTGAATACCCCAGCTGGATATCGCCACCAAGTAACCGCTGCCTTGTCTGAGGTTACCGGCCTTGAGATGAAGACCGCACGCGATCTCATTGAGGCTACCTCTGACTGTGGTGCTTATGTCCTGCTGCACTCCACCATCAAGCGCGCAGCAATGAAGCTCGCCAAGATCTGCAATGACCTGCGACTTCTGTCTTCTGGTCCGCGCGCCGGCTTGGCTGAAATCAACCTGCCTGCTCGTCAGGCCGGATCCTCCATCATGCCAGGCAAGGTCAACCCCGTTATCCCAGAGGTTGTTAACCAGACGTGCTTTAAGATTTTCGGCAATGACCACGTGGTCACCATGGCTGCTGAGGCTGGCCAGCTCCAGCTCAATGTGATGGAGCCGGTGATTGGTGAGGCACTGTTCCAGTCCATTCGCATCATGGGTAACGCCGTTGATGCTCTACGCGAGAAGTGCGTCACCGGCATTACCGCTAATGCAGACGTGTGCCGTGCGTACGTGGAAAATTCCATTGGTATCGTCACCTACCTGAACCCATTCATCGGCCACCACAATGGTGATCTGATTGCCAAGGAATCCCTAGAGACCGGCAAGGGCGTTAAGGAGCTCGTTCTGGAGAAGGGACTCCTTGATGAGGCAACCGTGAACAAGGTGCTTTCCGTAGAAAACCTCATGCACCCAGAGTTCCGCGGTCAGCTCTTCATCGACGAGGATTAAGCCCGGAGCGCCGCATAAACTGCAGGGCTGAGTCCCTGTTTCCAAACACCTCCGTAGGACTTGCCGCTTCCAAGGTGTATGCGTTGGAAGAACGGCGAATTCACCGGGGGTGTTTTCTATGGGGCGGCCTCATCGTTCCCACTGTTGTTCCGGGCCTCTAAGCTCGGGAAATGAATAGACAAATACCGAGCGTTTTATAACGAGAACCTAAACACGTGTGGGAATAAGCACAAACGGGCATTTTGAATGAATAAATCACCCTAGTGGGTGCACAATAGGAATTGTCTAGGCGGCATGCACCCTGCAGAGAGGAGCATGCCCATCGTTTGCGTACAGAGCGTATGGAGTAAGTCCGTGGTTATTGTTCATATTCTCATCGTTCTCGCGGCTATCTTCTTGGGTGCGAGAATTGGATCAATTGGCATCGGCATGGCCGGCGGCCTCGGAGTGCTGATGCTCGGTCTCACCGGCGTTCCCATCACAAGGGAAGACATCCCGTTTGATGTCATCGGCATCATTATGACTGTTATTGCCGCGATTGCAGCTATGCAGCGCGCCGGAGGTATGGACTACCTCGTGCATATTGCCGAAAAGTTTTTGCGCAAGAATCCCAAGCGCATTACCTTCTACGCACCGGTCGTTACGTGGCTGATGACGGTACTTGCCGGTACAGGTCACACCGCGTTTTCTACGCTGCCGGTCATCGTGGAGGTGGCTAAAGAAGGCAAAGTTCGTCCCTCCCGCCCGCTTTCTATTGCGGTTGTAGCCTCCCAGATGGCCATCTGTGCTTCACCAATTTCTGCAGCCGTTGTTTTGCTGGCTAGCTTGTTGGAGCCGATGAATGTGGGCTATCTACAGGTATTGGCAGTGGTCATCCCGGCAACTTTCCTCTCCATTTTCCCGGCTGCTTGGATTGCCAATAAGTTTGGAAAAGAACTAGAAGATGATCCGGTCTATCAGGAACGCAAGGCTAAAGGCCTCGTAAAAGAACCGCTCGGCGCAGGGAGTTTCTCACCGCAGAAGGGCGCCAAAGCTTCTGTTATCGTATTTTTGGTCGCCATCGTCATTGTGATGGCATGGGCCACGTTGACCTCCGAGCAGGTTGGTCTTATCGCAGAGCCAACCTTGCCGCGCAATGAGGCCATTATGACGGTGATGCTGACCGCGGCCACCATCATCGTGATGATGACCAAGGTCCCTGCCGCAGACGTTTTAAACACCCCAGTATTCAAGTCCGGTATGTCTGCATGTATTTGTGTGTTGGGCGTTGCTTGGTTGGGTACCAGCCTTATCAATCACTACATGGACGATATCCAGTCCATGGCTGGCAGCGTCATCGAGTCTTCGCCGTGGCTGCTCGCCGTAGTTCTGTTCTTCGCAGCCGCATTGCTGTACTCGCAGGCAGCCACCACCAAGGCTCTCATGCCGGCAGCACTGGCATTGGGGGTCAGCCCAATTACCGCAGTCGCAGCTTTTCCTGCCGTGTCGGCACTGTTTATTTTGCCGACCTACCCAACGCTGCTTGCAGCGGTGGAGATGGACGATACGGGCTCTACCCGAATTGGCAAGGCCGTATTCAACCACCCGTTCCTTATTCCGGGAACAGTCAGCATCGTGCTTTCTGTGCTTTTGGGCTACGCATTCGGTCTCGTCATCCTGTAGTAGGACGATCTCCAGTTCATTCATGAGGCGCCCTCTTGGGGGCGCCTTTTCGGTTGGTCGACTTTTTAAAGGCATGAGTCAATTCACTTTTATTGGCAAATGCGCTTTATTCCATCTCACTGCTCGGTAGGCTGAGGCCATGACTACTCAGCCATCCGATGTCGAAATCGCTCAATCCCATAACTTGCGACCAATTGCAGAGATTGCCGCTAAGGCAGGCATTCCTTCTGACGCCGTAATTCCTTACGGCACTACTAAGGCCAAGGTGGATATCACCAAGGTTGACTACGCTAAAGAAAATCAAGGAAAGCTGGTGCTTGTTACCGGTGTGTCTCCTACACCTGCCGGGGAAGGCAAATCCACAGTCCTCATCGGCCTTACCGACGCCCTGGATCAGTTGGGCAAGAAGGCCATCGTTGCCCTGCGTGAGCCCTCCCAAGGCCCAGTGATGGGTATTAAGGGCGGCGCGGCTGGCGGCGGCTATGCACAGATTGTCCCTATGGAAGACATCAATCTTCACTTCACCGGCGATTTTCATGCCATTACCTCTGCAACCAACACCCTAGCCGCCATCATTGATAACCACATCCACCAAGGCAACGCCTTGGGCATCGACCCGCGGCGCGTGACATGGCAGCGGTGCATGGACGTCAACGACCGTGCTCTCCGCAACGTAGTCACGGGTCTGGGCGGGCCAGCTCACGGGGTACCTGCTGAAACCGGTTTCACCATTACCGCTGCTTCTGAAATCATGGCCATCTTGTGCTTGGCCACGAGCCTCGAAGACCTAAAGAAACGCCTTGGCGATATCACCATTGGATTCACCTATGATCAGCGCCCTGTCAATGCGCGCGACTTGCAAGCAGAAGGCGCGCTCACGGCGCTCATGCGCGATGCTTTGAATCCGAACCTCGTGCAAACCCTAGGCGGTGTTCCGGCGCTGGTTCACGGTGGGCCTTTTGCGAATATTGCGCATGGATGTAACTCCCTGTTGGCGACCCAAACCGCATTACAATTTGGCGATATCGTCTTAAGCGAGGCAGGCTTCGGCTCTGATTTGGGTGGCGAAAAATTCCTGGATATCAAGGCACGTTTCGGTGATCTAGATGTCGCCGGCGCAGTCGTTGTCGCCACCATCCGCTCACAGAAGTACAACGGCGGTGTGGCCAAGGATGAGCTCACCGAGGAGAACCTGGATGCCCTGAAGGCGGGCATTGTCAACCTAGAGCGTCACGTAGAAAACCTGCGCAAGTTCGGGATCAAGCCGGTAGTAGCGCTCAACCTCTTTTGGTCTGATACTGAGGCGGAGCGAGAATTCATGCGGCAGTGGGCCAAGGACTTTGGTGTGGCCATAGAGGAAGCCAACGTGTGGTCTGAGGGTGGCGCGGGAGCTACCAAGCTGGCAGAGACCTTGCTGGAGAACCTGCAGGGCGGAGCCAAGCAGCTCTACGATCCGCAGAAGGGAATCGAGGCCTCCATCGAGAGCATCGCTCGCGAGATCTATCGCGCAGACCGTGTGGAGTACGGGGCAAAGGCGCTCAAGGATCTGAGGTACATCCAGGACAATGGCTGGGATAAGCTGCCCGTGGTTATTTCGAAGACGCAGTACTCCTTTAGCGATGATGCCTCCGCATTGGGAGCGCCGGAAGGACATACCCTGCATGTTCGCGAAGTGCTGCCGCGCACCGGTTCGGGATTTATCGTCGTGCTAACGGGCAACGTTATGACGATGCCGGGCCTGCCTAAGAAGCCGGCGGCGAATAAGATCGACGTCGATAAGCAGGGCACCATTTCGGGCCTCTTTTAGGCGGGTGGGGCGCTAGGCCTTTGTATCCGCCGCTGAGCCCGGCCAGCCCGGGTACTGCGGCGGAGTGCCACCAAACTCGGGGCAGAGATCCTGGTGGGCGCACCAACCGCACAGCTTAGACGGCTTCGGGCGGAAGTCCCCGGCGCGCCCATCGGCCTCAATCTTGGCCCACAATTCGCCGAGATCGCGCTCGAAGTATTCGAGTTCCTCACGGTTTGGGCTAAGAAACATCGAGTCCAAGACCTTGAGGTACATCAAGCGGAGTTGATGGGGAATAGTGCCTAGGATGCGCCAGTAGACAAGCGCATAAAAGCGCATTTGAAATTGCGCGTCGTGAGAATAGCGGGGCAGGGGCTTCTTGCCTGTTTTATAGTCTACGACCCGTACC from Corynebacterium tuberculostearicum includes the following:
- the hisG gene encoding ATP phosphoribosyltransferase, with the protein product MIKVAIPNKGSLSEAAVEILTEAGYKGRGHSKALNVIDAENGVEFFFLRPKDIAIYVARGVLDLGITGRDLALDSKAQFEEVLPLGFGASTFRYAAPQGEEWEISQLAGRRVATSYPNLVRTNLAKQGIEADVIRLDGAVEISIRLGVADVIADVVSTGTTLRQQGLAPFGEPIIESEAVVIKRTGVEITEEEQVVMGRIQGILHARTYLMIDYNIAKANLDSAAGITPGLTGPTVSPLAREDWVAVRAMVPQKQANNVMDRLSQLGAEAILASDLRIARF
- the aspA gene encoding aspartate ammonia-lyase is translated as MAKSSKKEEKDTKSAAKDVKKEEDTSTHAAQQKVAKQKAPKNSSKKTRTETDLLGSLEIPADAYYGVHTVRATDNFQISYVTINTIPHFIRGMVQVKKAAAMANRRLHVLPKKKAEAIIWACDQILEEGRCMDQFPLDVFQGGAGTSLNMNTNEVVANLALEYLGEEKGSYDIINPNDDVNMSQSTNDAYPTGFRLGLHAAVDHLIERMDGLRAAFQDKGNEFQDILKMGRTQLQDAVPMTLGDEFKGFANNLNEEQALLRDAQRRLLEINLGATAIGTGVNTPAGYRHQVTAALSEVTGLEMKTARDLIEATSDCGAYVLLHSTIKRAAMKLAKICNDLRLLSSGPRAGLAEINLPARQAGSSIMPGKVNPVIPEVVNQTCFKIFGNDHVVTMAAEAGQLQLNVMEPVIGEALFQSIRIMGNAVDALREKCVTGITANADVCRAYVENSIGIVTYLNPFIGHHNGDLIAKESLETGKGVKELVLEKGLLDEATVNKVLSVENLMHPEFRGQLFIDED
- a CDS encoding anaerobic C4-dicarboxylate transporter, whose amino-acid sequence is MVIVHILIVLAAIFLGARIGSIGIGMAGGLGVLMLGLTGVPITREDIPFDVIGIIMTVIAAIAAMQRAGGMDYLVHIAEKFLRKNPKRITFYAPVVTWLMTVLAGTGHTAFSTLPVIVEVAKEGKVRPSRPLSIAVVASQMAICASPISAAVVLLASLLEPMNVGYLQVLAVVIPATFLSIFPAAWIANKFGKELEDDPVYQERKAKGLVKEPLGAGSFSPQKGAKASVIVFLVAIVIVMAWATLTSEQVGLIAEPTLPRNEAIMTVMLTAATIIVMMTKVPAADVLNTPVFKSGMSACICVLGVAWLGTSLINHYMDDIQSMAGSVIESSPWLLAVVLFFAAALLYSQAATTKALMPAALALGVSPITAVAAFPAVSALFILPTYPTLLAAVEMDDTGSTRIGKAVFNHPFLIPGTVSIVLSVLLGYAFGLVIL
- a CDS encoding formate--tetrahydrofolate ligase, with translation MTTQPSDVEIAQSHNLRPIAEIAAKAGIPSDAVIPYGTTKAKVDITKVDYAKENQGKLVLVTGVSPTPAGEGKSTVLIGLTDALDQLGKKAIVALREPSQGPVMGIKGGAAGGGYAQIVPMEDINLHFTGDFHAITSATNTLAAIIDNHIHQGNALGIDPRRVTWQRCMDVNDRALRNVVTGLGGPAHGVPAETGFTITAASEIMAILCLATSLEDLKKRLGDITIGFTYDQRPVNARDLQAEGALTALMRDALNPNLVQTLGGVPALVHGGPFANIAHGCNSLLATQTALQFGDIVLSEAGFGSDLGGEKFLDIKARFGDLDVAGAVVVATIRSQKYNGGVAKDELTEENLDALKAGIVNLERHVENLRKFGIKPVVALNLFWSDTEAEREFMRQWAKDFGVAIEEANVWSEGGAGATKLAETLLENLQGGAKQLYDPQKGIEASIESIAREIYRADRVEYGAKALKDLRYIQDNGWDKLPVVISKTQYSFSDDASALGAPEGHTLHVREVLPRTGSGFIVVLTGNVMTMPGLPKKPAANKIDVDKQGTISGLF